The Balaenoptera musculus isolate JJ_BM4_2016_0621 chromosome 6, mBalMus1.pri.v3, whole genome shotgun sequence nucleotide sequence CTGTACTGTTGCCATGGTTCCTAATCCATCTTTGTGTCCACTCTTGCCCTCTTTCAGCCTGTTTTCCACAGAGCCAAAGTAACATCCAAAACATAAACCAGATAAtatcactctcctgcttaaaactctCCAGTGGCTTTTCATCATACTTAGAATAAGAGCCAAACTCTTTTACCCCCTCATACCACTCTCCCCCTTATGCTTCAGCTGCAcggcccttttttcttttcttgccagcTCACCACACTTACGTTTGCCttgggcctttgcacctgctagTCTCTATGGTTGGAATATTCATCCCCCAGATGTCCGCAGGACTTGCTTCGTGTCATTTAGATCCCAGCTGTATCTAATTGCCCCCTCCCTTCTACCAGTAGTGCTGTATCACAccaccctattttattttttcctaaggcTTACCACTATCTGAAAAATAGCCCATGTATTTATCTCTTCCCCCccaaatagaaattaaatgtCTACATATTAGGACCTAATTCCTACcgcattgcctggcacatagttggttATGTGGGGAAAAATCTGACTGAATAcactaaagaataaatataaaccGATTTTTAATGATATGAAAGTTCATGTTACTTACATGAGCCaagtattctgtttttatttttaaagttcgaGGACCTATTGGTTTTCCCCTCATTAAATTCCTCATCCTAAATGAACATGATTGAGCACATATGCTTGTGCTGGAAATATGATTCTAAATAAAACAATAGTAATACAGGTTGGTTTTTTCCCTGTTTGACCGAGTTCCCAGATTTTCCCATTGTCTCCAACTCCTCTCCTACAGTACCACCTTACTGCAAATTACCATCATCTTTGGCCCCGAGGACTGCCTCCTCTCTGGTCTTTTTCTGTAGGTTCTAATCTCCCAATAACGTTATTCCCCGGACTGCAGCCAAGGACCTTTTCAGTCGCCATTATACCCATGGCTGGGAAACCTTCCGAGTTTTCATTGTTCTCAGGATCAAGGTCCACCACCTCACGTCCCGCCAGCTTACTCTCCACTCCAGGCCAcactcactccctcccttcctggttCCCGCCAGCCACCCAGCTGGCAGCCCTCGCTTCCCGCTTCCCAGGCAGTTCTGCACCGCATCCTTTTGGCCTGCTTCTAGGGATCTCAGGAGATGGTCCCTTcctcagggaaggcctctctggtTAGGACGAACTCCACTCCTAATCATACAGCCCCACATCGCCAAGGGCCTCTCTTTCAGAgctctaattttataaatatatactccTGAGTATGGTGGTAACCTTATTAATGTGCGTTAAAGAAGGTTTGCGCTCACTGCTCTCTGCGGAAGGAACGTACTGACCGGTGGCCCGAccactcctcccccctccccctaggGCTGCGGCGCAGCTATTATGCGTTAAGCGGGCGCCCGCGAAGAGAGACATTGCAGGGCGCCTGCGCCAAGGGGCACGCATGCGCAGAGGGACGAGCCCGCTGACAGATTCTcggtggcggtggcggcggcagcggccCTGGACTGCGGGGAATGGGAATCCTAGGTCTTTGAGCACCGCCCCCGCCTCCCTGCCCGCGACATGGCTCAGGAGAAGATGGAGCTGGACCTGGAGCTGCCTCCGGGCACGGTTGGGAGCCCGGCGGagggcggcggcagcggcggcggcggcggcgggggcctCAGGAGGTCTAACAGCGCCCCCCTGATCCACGGCCTCAGTGACACTTCGCCGGTGTTCCAGGCCGAGGCGCCGAGCGCCAGGCGAAACAGCACAACGTTCCCGAACCGCCACGGCCTGCTACTACCGGCCTCCCCCGTCCGCATGCACAGCAGCCGCTTGCACCAGATCAAACAGGAGGAGGGCATGGACTTGATCAATCGAGAGACCGTCCACGAGCGCGAGGTGCAGAACGCAATGCAGATAAGCCACTCCTGGGAGGAAAGTTTCAGCCTGAGTGACAACGACGTGGAGAAATCCGCCTCCCCGAAACGCATCGATTTCATTCCGGTGTCGCCGGCACCGTCACCCACCCGGGGAATTGGGAAGCAGTGTTTTTCACCATCCTTGCAAAGTTTTGTGAGTAGCAATGGATTGCCTCCAAGTCCTATTCCCAGCCCAACGACCCGATTTACTACCCGGAGAAGCCAGAGTCCAATTAATTGCATTAGACCAAGTGTTCTTGGAccattgaaaagaaaatgtgaaatggaaACTGAATATCAGCCAAAGAGATTTTTCCAGGGCATCACCAACATGCTTTCTTCTGACGTTGCACAGCTGTCAGATCctggtgtgtgtgtatcttccgATACCCTTGATGGAAACAGCAGCAGTGCCGGATCTTCTTGTAATTCACCAGCGAAAGTCAGCACTACCACCGACTCTCCTGTGTCACCTGCCCAAGCGGCCTCTCCATTTATTCCAGTAGATGAACTTTCATCTAAGTGATTCACCTACCCATCCTGATACtcggttttgtttttgtctttgcaatgaagagaaaaatgaagttggaacAAGCACTGAACTTTGTCGATTAATTTGAGGCTATTTCCTATTttaccctttttccttttttggaattTCCTGAAATGTTGGTATTCTAGAGAACTTTTATGTCAGATTCCTGCGGGCGCCCTTGAATTCAGTGTAGTAATATTTTCAGACGTTTTCCCAATAAGTGTGTTGAAGCATACATCTTTACGCTGCTAATATGTCTAAATACATATGTTAtcccttgattttttaaaataactgagagCTCTATTTATTTATGCGATTATTAAGTTCTGATGCAAATATAAATGTTGAATTAATCAGCATAGTaaactgatgttttaaaattccCTACTTCATGCCCAcactaatttttaatgttattttcagtGATTGCTAATTTCTATTTGATGAAGAACAATAACTTAACCTATgtacaggtatttttaaaatgttagttttatCCATCCAGTGGTTGTCTGTTTTACCCAGGAATCcttgaatatttaattttctggGTACAGAAGTGGATGGGGGATGGTGAtaaaagaacagaatataaaaGTTTGcaacaaatcttttaaaattaaatatataaaagtaaacatatttaaaaaacattttctaatgaaATTTTAATAGTAATTCTAATAAGTTGTACAAATATAACTACtatacagaatttctttttttttttttttttaaaccagaaagtGCATTCTTTTGGGCATAATCCTAAAGTGAAATGGGACAGTGCCTTGCAGTTTTAGCCCACTGTACATAGGCTGAGGCCAGGTTCTTT carries:
- the PABIR1 gene encoding protein FAM122A, whose translation is MAQEKMELDLELPPGTVGSPAEGGGSGGGGGGGLRRSNSAPLIHGLSDTSPVFQAEAPSARRNSTTFPNRHGLLLPASPVRMHSSRLHQIKQEEGMDLINRETVHEREVQNAMQISHSWEESFSLSDNDVEKSASPKRIDFIPVSPAPSPTRGIGKQCFSPSLQSFVSSNGLPPSPIPSPTTRFTTRRSQSPINCIRPSVLGPLKRKCEMETEYQPKRFFQGITNMLSSDVAQLSDPGVCVSSDTLDGNSSSAGSSCNSPAKVSTTTDSPVSPAQAASPFIPVDELSSK